Part of the Cottoperca gobio chromosome 1, fCotGob3.1, whole genome shotgun sequence genome, tatctgaTAGACTATACATCATACCCGATTTGATGAAGATTGCACTGAATGACCCTTAGACCCTCattatttgtacatttcattCCTAATACTGACCAAAGTTAATCAGTTCCCTCTTGTCAGTCTCTTGAGTCAGGTTTGTGCAACTGGCGTCTGAAAGAGCAGAAACATTTCATTGAGAAATCATGTGTCAAGAATTACaatacattaaatcaacaattttGTCCAGAAGCACTGAAGTGatctaaaattatattttgatagAAAATATACTTACAAACCACtcaaataaagtgtaatatctTTTAAAGGCAATTATTAAACTGCGGTGGTAACCACATGTTCTGGTCTTATGAGAATGTGGAGACAGTTTAAAAAACACTCACCGATAGTGAGATGCAGCGAAATGTTGAGAGCAACTTGTAGGATACACAGGAGTCCAAAGCTCACAGCAACCAGTCTGTACAGTTTTCTCCCTGTGAAAAGAAATCAGACAGACGTACTCACGTAATAAGTGCCCGGCAGCCCGAGACAAGAAGCAGATTTATCGTCATTTTGCGCTGTTTGCATTTTGGGATGACCGTATGAGCGTCAATTGTATCTGAGTTTACTCAAATGTGTGCAGACCAAAGTCTGGCAGCACATTATAAACGTTATGTACATGCAAGTCAAACAAGGACGTAGCACGTATAAACTGACAGATCAAtaatatttgaatacattttcacataCACTTGGAGAAATGGATTCTTACTGAATCTTTCTTTGAATTCTGAATTATACATTCTCaaattaaaacttttatttttttaactaacTTTTAgggtaaatgttaaaatgttgaaaactGGTTTTCTGTCTTACCAGGCACTGCAGCAGTCCCTCCAGCACAGCTGTGTAGGGAGTTAGTCCTGGCTGAAGCGTCAGGTAGATTTACATAGTCCATGGTGATCTCAGATTCCTTGTTATGGACAAACCTCGCCATATTTTACCCACTGACTGGAGAGTGACAATGGAGATGGagaatgtgttttctttagaATGACACTGATGAGTAATCCACTTCTTCTTtcacatgttcttcttcttttaaacaaCTTCTTCATTCTAAATTCTTTGACCGCTTCacaggcttagactgccgggggacacctccctgctctcttccttctcttcctctctctcctcccctccctctctatctgtatgcatttatgtaaatgtgggttactaactcatcatccggggcatcatccccggagtttctgtgtctcatgtggcaggttgccactgataaagtttaaatcaggatcaggaatcgtggctgcgcctgctgccctggtcctgctggacaccgggaagccttattgacattttcctggattcaaccatactttctctttttcaacacaacataatttctgtcaaatgttgtatttgtactatgttgtttatcctgtacacacgacatctattgcacgtctgtccgtcctgggagagggatccctcctcagttgctctctgaggtttcttcaatttttccccctttaattttggggtttcttttaggaagtttttccttgtgcgatgcgagggtctaaggacagagggtgtcgcaacctgtacagtctgtaaagcacactgagacaaatgtgtaatttgtgatattgggctatataaatacatttgatttgattatttgatttgattctccAGCCAGAACTTAATCACCTGCGGAGTTGAAGATCTTCACACGTCAAAGAGACCTTCAATTTCTTTAGTTTTAAAGTCGATTCTGTGTTGAGTTATTTTCGCAAAGCAAAGTTTTTGTCACTTAACAAAATGGTCATAGAGTTTAATCTACACTTTTGGGTCAAACTCTTTGAGACAaggttatttttatataattgtcTTCCTTGATAAGATTTATGAATTATGAATGAACTTCTACAAATGAACTGAGCAGAATAATCTTTTcatcatttgtttctttaatattACAAAACTATTACATGTACAAAAAGTGTACTGCTTAACTCTCTAATACTTCATAAGCCCTCTGGTCACTTTGAGTCTGagcaattaaaaatatttaatttttaaacacaaaatgtcatcactgaGCTGTGGTCATGAATAGAAAATGTGCAACATTGTTGCCaaatttttctgttttctgacaCGAAGCAGAAGTGTGCCACAACAAATGATGGTTATCAGTTATGAAGCATTTGCCAAAGATTTTTTCAGGTATCTTATCTCTGAGTGCTTTTTGTATCTACCCTCCATCTGTCTCCTGTCGTAGATATAAACTATAACCAAGACTTGCAATTtgggagaagaaagaaaaggaagttcTTAAAATTATTGCTCAGAGTTCAATGTCAAGCTCACACCGTGTTAAAGGAAGCGAAATCatgattcatttaaaacatttgagtttATTCACTCTGGTTACTGGAGCACAGAGTGCCATCAACAATTTAACAGTTGTGCATATGGTAGTTTTATCTAAGCTACTAAAGCTGGGACCAGATGTGTTAAAAACATTACAGCTAACACATTAAAATGACCCATAAAGCACAATTATTAAAACTCACCAAGATCTGCACAAATGCACATTCCCAACAGTTTTTGGAAATTACATTTCAGTTCATTTAGCtaacgcttttgtccaaagcaacttacaaaaagtaaaatcacTAAACACACTTCTCTATAGTAGACAGAATTCTAACATGATGTCAATTATAAGTGTCTTGAGATTACTTATTATGATTTGGCGCTatgtatacagtaaatatacatttctatgAACCAACTGATCAAATACACCACTTAGttgtttacaataataataatataataataataataataataataataataataataataataataatgtaataatgtaataataataattagaattataataataacaataataataataatatgagaGTGATATGATGAAgtggaaattaaatgttatataataCCCCAAAAGATTGATCTCAAGGTTttggaaaaagacaaacagaccaTGTTTTACACATTTGGTTTTTCACATGCTAATAGGCCTAACTGTCCCtagagaaacagagaagtaTACACGAAAAGGggaacagaaaatgtttggaaAGGTCTGCGGAGAATTTACTGCTTTTGTGAAATGTATGTCACCATcattataaaatacttttaattttaaaatgctttttggaTTTATGTATCTACAAAAGGTTGAGAAGTTGTTCTTTGTGATTATTGGTCACCTGTGCCTCAGTGTGTGCTTTGGTTGAACtatataatgaaaacatagtttatTTTAGCCCATTTCTCTAATTGTAAGCTTTTCTGGAGTCTACACAGGGAAAATCAAGAAGTCAATCGGAGTGCGTTTACAtactttaattttattattgACACATTTCCTTCCTCTGTGGTTCTGTTCATTTGAAATCTGATATAAAGAAGTATATgcatacttttgtttttgtgcgtTGGCAGTCTCATGTACAGAGTTGTCCAGTTTCCTTAGAGTGTTTGTGactattgagatatttcacataGTTTATTTGGTTGTGTGCaattgtaatgtaaagtaacattTCAAGTTAAGCAATGTATAGCATTAATCAATACATGTTCTCTTTATTCCCTTACACTTGGGCTCATGGCTTCATTTTATGCTTCAGTTTCATTGTTACCAAAATACGTGGAAAATAACCTAAAACGGTCACATTAAACCCTTACCTGCAGAGATGCAGGCACCTTCTCCCATTACACATGAGAATATTGCTGACTGTGCTGTTATTCTGATTAGTTGTTCTTTtggcacacacaaagaaaaaatcatgacaacaataacacagagggttttttacatttctatggACCCTTTCAGTATTTTCAATACCATTTCATACTTTTCCCATATTTGCATGAAGATGACTTTTAAATGATTCTGTACATTAGAGTATAACTACAAAGTTAAAAGGGAGATAAAGAAATGGCATCTATCAAAGGTTTTGAATTAcacaattataaatatatttcagttcTAGTGATTCATATGTTGTATTTCCACAGAATTGTTTCTTCCTCTATTTGACCTCTTCTAAATCTGTTAACTGTTGTCATGGGTTTATTTGCTCAATCTTGAAGAAAACACTGAGCAAAAGAGGGaacatgaaaaactcaagaccctttattaataacttactcACATTTTTAGCTGCAGACATGATGACTTGctagaaagagagacacatgag contains:
- the LOC115011539 gene encoding uncharacterized protein LOC115011539 isoform X2; amino-acid sequence: MARFVHNKESEITMDYVNLPDASARTNSLHSCAGGTAAVPGRKLYRLVAVSFGLLCILQVALNISLHLTIDASCTNLTQETDKRELINFDHYFQQGWVYIRPSFYYISYIRKTWHESRADCLQRGADLVIINSKEEQLLGA